The Falco naumanni isolate bFalNau1 chromosome 1, bFalNau1.pat, whole genome shotgun sequence genome window below encodes:
- the DUSP4 gene encoding dual specificity protein phosphatase 4 → MVATEGLREMEGSALRRLVCRDEAGGPGRCLVLDCRPFLAHSAGHIRGALNVRCNTIVRRRAKGAVSLEQILPAEGEVRARLRAGLYAAVVVYDERSPRAEALRDDSTVALVVRALRRDTARADIRLLAGGYERFSSEYPEFCAKTKSLSNVSPPTSAEPLDLGCSSCGTPLHDQGGPVEILPFLYLGSAYHAARRDMLDALGITALLNVSSDCPNHFEGHYQYKCIPVEDNHKADISSWFMEAIEYIDSVKECCGRVLVHCQAGISRSATICLAYLMMKKRVKLEEAFEFVKQRRSIISPNFSFMGQLLQFESQVLATSYAVEAVSPSGTLRERGKATSTPTSQFVFSFPVSVGVHATPSSLPYLHSPITTSPSC, encoded by the exons atGGTGGCCACCGAGGGGCTGCGGGAGATGGAGGGCAGCGCGCTGCGGCGCCTGGTGTGCCGCGACGAggccggcggccccgggcgcTGCCTGGTGCTGGACTGCCGCCCCTTCCTGGCGCACAGCGCCGGCCACATCCGCGGGGCGCTCAACGTGCGCTGCAACACGATCGTGCGGCGGCGGGCTAAGGGCGCCGTCAGCCTGGAGCAGATCCTGCCGGCCGAGGGCGAGGTGCGGGCGCGGCTGCGCGCCGGGCTCTACGCCGCCGTGGTGGTGTACGACGAGCGCAGCCCGCGCGCCGAGGCCCTGCGCGACGACAGCACCGTGGCGCTGGTGGTGCGCGCGCTCCGCCGCGACACGGCGCGAGCCGACATCCGCCTCCTGGCAG GAGGTTACGAGCGCTTCTCCTCGGAGTACCCTGAATTCTGTGCAAAAACCAAGTCCCTGAGCAACGTGTCGCCCCCCACCAGCGCCGAGCCCCTGGATTTGGGCTGCAGTTCCTGTGGGACCCCCCTTCATGACCAG GGTGGCCCTGTGGAAATCCTCCCCTTCCTCTACCTTGGCAGTGCCTACCACGCTGCCCGGCGGGACATGCTTGATGCGCTGGGCATCACAGCCCTGCTGAACGTCTCCTCAGACTGCCCCAACCACTTTGAGGGGCACTACCAGTACAAGTGTATCCCCGTGGAGGATAACCACAAAGCTGACATCAGCTCCTGGTTCATGGAGGCAATTGAGTACATTG ACTCTGTGAAGGAGTGTTGTGGCCGGGTCCTAGTCCACTGCCAGGCTGGGATCTCCCGCTCGGCCACCATCTGCTTGGCTTACCTGATGATGAAGAAGCGTGTCAAGCTGGAGGAGGCCTTTGAGTTCGTCAAGCAGCGCCGGAGCATCATCTCCCCTAACTTCAGCTTcatggggcagctgctgcagttcgAGTCGCAGGTGTTGGCCACCTCCTACGCAGTGGAAGCTGTCAGCCCCTCGGGGACACTGCGGGAAAGGGGCAAGgccacctccacccccacctcccagtTTGTCTTCAGCTTCCCAGTCTCGGTTGGTGTCCATGccacccccagcagcctcccatACCTGCACAGCCCCATCACCACGTCGCCCAGCTGTTAG